A genomic region of Neisseria cinerea contains the following coding sequences:
- a CDS encoding nucleotide sugar dehydrogenase produces MKDQLIRKFADRTAVIGIVGLGYVGLPLMLRYTDAGFRVLGFDIDTFKTGRLNAGESYIEHIPSGKIAAARQKGFEATDDFSRIAEADAVILCVPTPLNKYREPDISFVTGTTDAVKPYLRAGQVLSLESTTYPGTTEEELLPRVEENGLKAGKDIFLVYSPEREDPGNPHFETRTIPKVVGGHTASCLEVGIALYSPAIDRVVPVSSTKAAELTKLLENIHRAVNIGLVNEMKIVADKMGIDIHEVIDAAATKPFGFVPYYPGPGLGGHCIPIDPFYLTWKAREYGVNTRFIELAGEVNSHMPDYVIGKTVLALNGNGRSIKDSKVLILGISYKKNVDDMRESPSVEVMDRLHKLGADIAYSDPHVAVFPHIPGHHCFNLSSTPITAETLAGFDCVVLTTDHDKFDYPLIAEHAKLIVDTRGRFRDGSPKVVKA; encoded by the coding sequence ATGAAAGACCAGCTTATCCGAAAATTTGCAGACCGGACCGCCGTCATCGGCATCGTCGGTTTGGGCTATGTCGGACTGCCGCTGATGCTGCGCTACACCGATGCCGGTTTCCGCGTCCTAGGCTTCGACATCGACACCTTCAAAACCGGCAGGCTTAATGCAGGCGAAAGCTATATCGAACACATTCCCTCCGGAAAAATCGCAGCGGCACGTCAAAAAGGTTTTGAAGCCACTGACGACTTTTCCCGGATTGCCGAAGCGGATGCCGTCATCCTCTGCGTCCCCACACCCTTAAACAAATACCGGGAACCCGATATCAGCTTCGTTACCGGCACGACCGACGCAGTCAAACCCTATCTGCGCGCCGGTCAGGTTTTATCGCTCGAATCAACCACCTATCCCGGCACCACCGAAGAAGAACTGCTGCCGCGCGTAGAAGAAAACGGACTGAAGGCCGGCAAAGACATCTTCCTCGTCTATTCTCCGGAACGGGAAGACCCGGGCAACCCCCATTTCGAAACACGCACCATCCCCAAAGTCGTCGGCGGACACACCGCCTCATGTCTGGAAGTCGGCATCGCACTGTACAGTCCCGCCATCGACCGGGTTGTCCCCGTCAGCTCGACCAAGGCCGCCGAACTGACCAAGCTGCTGGAAAACATCCACCGCGCCGTCAACATCGGCCTGGTTAACGAAATGAAAATCGTCGCCGACAAAATGGGCATAGACATCCACGAGGTCATCGATGCCGCCGCCACCAAACCCTTCGGCTTCGTACCGTATTACCCCGGTCCCGGCCTGGGCGGGCACTGCATCCCCATCGACCCCTTCTACCTCACATGGAAAGCGCGCGAATACGGCGTAAACACGCGCTTCATCGAACTGGCGGGCGAAGTCAATTCCCATATGCCCGACTACGTCATCGGCAAAACCGTCCTCGCCCTCAATGGAAACGGCCGTTCCATCAAAGACAGCAAAGTCCTGATTCTGGGCATTTCCTACAAAAAAAACGTGGACGATATGCGCGAAAGCCCCTCGGTGGAAGTGATGGACAGGCTGCACAAACTGGGGGCGGACATCGCCTATTCCGACCCCCATGTCGCCGTTTTCCCCCATATTCCCGGACACCACTGCTTCAACCTTTCCAGTACCCCGATTACGGCAGAAACGCTGGCAGGCTTCGACTGCGTGGTACTGACCACCGACCATGACAAATTCGACTACCCGCTTATCGCCGAACACGCCAAACTCATCGTCGATACGCGCGGACGCTTCCGCGACGGCAGCCCGAAAGTCGTCAAAGCCTGA
- the ribD gene encoding bifunctional diaminohydroxyphosphoribosylaminopyrimidine deaminase/5-amino-6-(5-phosphoribosylamino)uracil reductase RibD — protein MFSDTYFSSTDVSMMHQALDLAALGRFSTSPNPRVGCVIAHGRQIVGQGFHVKAGEPHAEVHALHQAGEMAQGATAFVTLEPCSHYGRTPPCADALLRSGITRVVAAMRDPNPLVAGKGLALLEVAGIKTECGLLENKARELNRGFLSRIERRRPFVRLKCAVSLDGKTALSDGSSFWITGEEARADVQVLRAESCAVLTGIGTVLADNPQLNVRDFPTLRQPARIVLDSRLRLPPYSYLVTDGQSPTYIATLERDEDKLRPYREHANIRILMPSEMADGKIDLHHLMRLLADEGFGEIMVEAGSKLTSAFLTEDLADEIVLYRSPKILGIGKDLLSLPENRAALTDPPLWTPVSSEILEHDIKTVFRKNDNVF, from the coding sequence ATGTTCTCCGATACATACTTTTCCTCCACAGACGTTTCCATGATGCACCAAGCCCTCGACCTTGCCGCTTTGGGGCGTTTTTCCACTTCGCCCAATCCGCGCGTCGGCTGCGTTATCGCACACGGCAGACAAATTGTCGGACAGGGCTTCCACGTCAAAGCGGGCGAACCCCATGCCGAAGTCCACGCCCTGCATCAGGCGGGCGAAATGGCACAAGGCGCGACCGCCTTTGTTACCCTCGAACCGTGCAGCCATTACGGGCGTACCCCGCCCTGCGCCGACGCTCTGCTCCGTTCCGGCATAACACGCGTCGTTGCCGCCATGCGCGACCCCAACCCGCTGGTTGCAGGCAAAGGGCTTGCCCTGCTCGAAGTAGCTGGCATCAAGACGGAATGCGGGCTGCTTGAAAACAAAGCACGCGAACTCAACCGGGGATTTTTATCGCGCATCGAACGCCGTCGCCCCTTCGTCCGCCTCAAATGCGCCGTTTCGCTGGACGGCAAAACCGCGCTTTCAGACGGCAGCAGCTTTTGGATTACCGGCGAAGAAGCGCGTGCCGACGTACAGGTTTTGCGCGCCGAAAGCTGCGCGGTGCTGACCGGCATCGGCACGGTGTTGGCGGACAATCCCCAACTCAACGTCCGCGACTTCCCAACCCTGCGCCAACCCGCACGCATCGTGTTAGACAGCCGCCTGCGCCTGCCCCCGTACAGCTATTTGGTTACCGACGGACAATCTCCGACCTACATCGCCACCTTGGAACGCGATGAAGACAAACTCCGCCCCTATCGGGAACACGCAAACATCCGCATCCTGATGCCGTCTGAAATGGCAGACGGTAAAATCGACCTGCACCACCTGATGCGCCTCCTTGCCGACGAAGGTTTCGGCGAAATCATGGTCGAAGCAGGTTCTAAACTCACATCCGCATTTTTGACAGAAGATCTGGCAGACGAAATCGTCCTGTACCGTTCACCCAAAATCCTCGGCATCGGCAAAGACCTGCTCTCCCTGCCCGAGAACCGTGCCGCACTGACCGATCCTCCTTTATGGACGCCCGTTTCCAGCGAAATCCTCGAACACGACATCAAAACCGTGTTCCGAAAAAACGATAACGTTTTTTGA
- a CDS encoding transcriptional regulator NrdR — protein MKCPFCSHPDTRVADSRLMEERNTVRRRRHCPGCGKRFGTLETVEFKMPSITGHDKKRRPFDRRKLHADLTAAVRKCTGQEQIDEIVRLTEYRLYNSGLRDISSTELADMVLKELLEHNTEAAVRFAALHKRFDSTEHFASWLAQAVKTGSKA, from the coding sequence ATGAAATGCCCGTTTTGCAGCCACCCGGACACCCGAGTTGCCGATTCCCGCCTGATGGAAGAGCGCAATACCGTCCGCCGCCGCCGCCACTGCCCCGGCTGCGGCAAACGCTTCGGCACACTCGAAACCGTCGAATTCAAAATGCCCTCAATCACCGGCCATGACAAAAAACGCCGTCCTTTCGACAGAAGGAAGCTTCATGCCGACCTGACCGCCGCCGTCCGCAAATGCACCGGCCAGGAGCAAATCGACGAGATTGTCCGCCTGACGGAATACAGGCTGTACAATTCAGGTTTGCGCGACATATCCTCCACCGAACTTGCCGACATGGTGCTAAAAGAGCTGCTTGAGCACAACACGGAAGCCGCCGTCCGCTTCGCAGCCCTGCACAAACGCTTCGACAGCACGGAACATTTCGCCTCGTGGCTGGCGCAAGCCGTCAAAACAGGCAGCAAAGCCTGA
- a CDS encoding class II glutamine amidotransferase, with protein sequence MCQLLGMNCNTPTDIMFSFEGFRRRGGITDHHADGFGIGFFEGKGVRLFHDDKPSANSPVADLVRAYQIKSENVVAHIRKASQGQTSLANTHPFMREMWGGYWLFAHNGHLADFFPAQGEFFHPVGTTDSERAFCHILNRLRTRFDTRPDDETLFDAIAGLTHEIRKFGLFNFVLSDGVSLFAHASTLLHYIVRQAPFGKARLLDDDVMVDFAEVTTPDDRVAVIATLPLTRDESWSQLAVNELVMFREGKIILNDRPRNPVYMSTEEGLEIARAAGVSV encoded by the coding sequence ATGTGTCAACTGCTGGGCATGAACTGCAATACGCCGACCGATATTATGTTTTCCTTTGAAGGATTCCGCCGCAGGGGTGGCATTACCGACCATCATGCCGACGGTTTCGGCATCGGGTTCTTCGAAGGCAAAGGCGTGCGCCTGTTCCATGACGACAAGCCGAGTGCAAACTCCCCCGTCGCCGACCTTGTGCGCGCCTACCAGATTAAATCGGAAAACGTCGTCGCCCATATCCGCAAAGCATCGCAAGGACAAACCTCGCTGGCGAACACACATCCCTTTATGCGTGAAATGTGGGGCGGCTACTGGCTGTTTGCACACAACGGGCATTTGGCCGACTTCTTTCCCGCACAGGGCGAATTCTTCCATCCCGTCGGCACCACCGACTCCGAACGCGCATTCTGCCACATCCTCAACCGCCTCCGCACCCGCTTCGACACACGTCCCGACGACGAAACCCTGTTTGACGCCATTGCCGGGCTGACGCACGAAATCCGCAAATTCGGACTGTTTAACTTCGTCTTGTCCGACGGCGTATCACTGTTTGCCCACGCCAGCACACTGCTGCACTACATCGTCCGCCAAGCCCCGTTCGGCAAGGCACGCCTGCTCGACGACGATGTAATGGTCGATTTTGCCGAAGTAACCACGCCGGACGACCGCGTTGCCGTTATCGCCACCCTGCCGCTGACCCGCGACGAATCATGGTCCCAACTTGCCGTGAACGAACTGGTCATGTTCCGTGAAGGCAAAATTATTTTAAACGACCGACCCCGTAACCCCGTCTATATGAGTACCGAAGAAGGCCTGGAAATCGCACGCGCAGCCGGCGTATCGGTTTGA
- the aroB gene encoding 3-dehydroquinate synthase: MKTLNVHAPSHTYPIFIGNGLIRQAGSLLQPYLGRRAAIITNKTVAPLYLHTLQTALDEAGIPHFSIILPDGEIYKNWQTLNLIFDGLIQNRAERKTTLIALGGGVIGDMVGFAAATYQRGAPFIQIPTTLLSQVDSSVGGKTAINHPLGKNMIGAFYQPQAVLADLDTLHTLPVRELSAGMAEVIKYGALGDIGFFEWLEQNISGLMTLDKGKLAEAVYRCCQMKADIVAQDETEQGIRAWLNLGHTFGHAIETEMGYGTWLHGEAVAAGCVLAGRLSEQLGNTSAADTARLAALFEAAKLPSAPPVFPFEKWLEHMSHDKKVSGGVMRFIGLKRLGEAVITEITDTDILRRTLQPYL, encoded by the coding sequence ATGAAAACACTGAACGTACACGCACCTTCGCACACCTACCCTATCTTTATCGGCAACGGACTCATACGGCAGGCCGGCAGCCTGCTCCAACCGTATCTTGGCAGGCGTGCCGCCATCATTACCAATAAAACCGTTGCCCCGCTTTATCTCCATACGCTTCAGACGGCATTAGACGAGGCAGGCATTCCCCATTTCAGCATTATCCTGCCTGACGGGGAAATATATAAAAATTGGCAGACGCTCAACCTTATTTTTGACGGACTGATTCAAAACCGCGCCGAACGCAAAACCACGCTGATTGCGCTGGGCGGCGGCGTTATCGGCGACATGGTCGGCTTTGCCGCCGCCACCTACCAGCGCGGTGCCCCATTCATTCAAATACCGACTACGCTGTTAAGCCAGGTTGACTCATCGGTTGGCGGCAAAACTGCCATCAACCACCCGCTCGGTAAAAATATGATCGGCGCGTTTTACCAGCCGCAGGCGGTGCTTGCTGACTTGGATACGCTGCACACCCTGCCCGTCCGCGAATTGTCCGCCGGTATGGCGGAAGTCATCAAATACGGTGCGCTCGGCGACATCGGTTTTTTCGAATGGCTCGAACAAAACATATCCGGACTGATGACGCTCGACAAAGGAAAACTCGCCGAAGCCGTGTACCGTTGCTGCCAAATGAAGGCAGACATCGTCGCACAGGACGAGACCGAACAAGGCATACGCGCATGGCTCAACCTCGGACACACCTTCGGACACGCCATTGAAACCGAGATGGGTTACGGCACTTGGCTGCATGGAGAAGCCGTCGCCGCCGGCTGTGTTTTAGCCGGGCGTTTGTCCGAACAACTGGGCAACACCTCCGCCGCAGATACCGCACGGCTTGCCGCCCTGTTCGAAGCCGCCAAACTGCCGTCCGCACCGCCCGTGTTCCCATTCGAAAAATGGCTCGAACATATGAGCCACGATAAAAAAGTCAGCGGCGGCGTGATGCGCTTCATCGGATTAAAGAGGCTGGGCGAAGCCGTCATTACCGAAATCACTGATACGGACATTCTCCGGCGCACCCTGCAACCCTATCTCTGA
- a CDS encoding shikimate kinase, which translates to MKNFTDKLILIGLMGAGKTTLGRQVARSLNYCFYDCDHEVSAAAGVSIPTIFEMEGEQGFRSRETTMLKKLVILPNIVLSTGGGAVLKEENRNLIRKSGTVVYLHAQPETLLERTRCDSNRPLLQVADPLGRLRELYAARDPLYRQTADFTVESGNCRQTIQTLLNLLSE; encoded by the coding sequence ATGAAAAATTTTACCGACAAACTTATCCTCATCGGGCTGATGGGTGCTGGCAAAACCACCCTGGGCAGACAGGTTGCCCGCTCCCTAAATTACTGCTTTTACGACTGCGACCATGAAGTTTCGGCAGCCGCCGGCGTTTCCATCCCCACCATATTTGAAATGGAAGGAGAACAGGGATTCCGTTCACGCGAAACCACCATGCTTAAAAAGCTGGTTATCCTGCCCAATATCGTCCTATCCACCGGTGGCGGTGCCGTTTTAAAAGAAGAAAACCGCAATCTAATCCGCAAAAGCGGAACGGTCGTTTATCTGCACGCGCAACCTGAAACGCTACTCGAACGGACGCGCTGCGACAGTAACCGCCCCCTTTTACAAGTTGCCGATCCCTTAGGCAGATTGCGCGAACTCTACGCCGCACGCGACCCGCTTTACAGGCAAACCGCCGATTTCACCGTCGAATCGGGAAACTGCCGGCAAACCATACAAACCCTGCTCAACCTTTTATCCGAATAA
- a CDS encoding pilus assembly protein PilP yields MKHYALLISFLALSACSQGSEDLNEWMAQTQRKAKAEIIPFQAPTLPVAPVYNPPQPTGFNAFDFRRMETVKKGGNAPDTNRVKETLEKFSLENMRYVGILKSKQKVSGFIEVEGYVYTVGVGNYLGQNYGRIQNITENSIILNELIEDSTGNWVSRKAELPLQPSDKNTDTEQTAASANEQN; encoded by the coding sequence ATGAAACACTATGCCTTACTCATCAGCTTTCTGGCTCTCTCCGCATGTTCCCAAGGTTCCGAAGACCTAAACGAATGGATGGCGCAGACACAACGTAAAGCCAAAGCAGAAATCATACCTTTCCAAGCACCCACCCTCCCGGTTGCACCAGTATATAACCCGCCCCAACCCACAGGGTTCAACGCGTTCGATTTCCGCCGGATGGAGACCGTAAAAAAAGGAGGAAATGCTCCAGATACAAACCGTGTTAAAGAAACACTGGAAAAATTCAGTTTAGAAAATATGCGTTATGTCGGTATATTAAAATCTAAACAAAAAGTATCCGGCTTTATCGAAGTCGAAGGTTATGTCTATACTGTCGGTGTTGGAAACTATTTAGGACAAAATTACGGTAGAATCCAAAATATTACCGAAAACAGTATCATCTTGAACGAATTGATAGAAGACAGCACAGGCAACTGGGTCTCCCGCAAAGCAGAACTGCCACTGCAACCTTCCGACAAAAATACCGATACCGAACAAACGGCAGCATCTGCCAATGAGCAAAATTAA